A window of Lentibacillus sp. Marseille-P4043 contains these coding sequences:
- a CDS encoding DUF2075 domain-containing protein codes for MIVYEASKQEFIQHVDQDVLVSHILEQFQLKLGRTSQSEIRSWDNSMLHMYRVLNDSSIPDNAGVAIEYRIPYSSKRVDFLLSGHDGDNDTVVIVELKQWSEVEKVEGKEAIVKTAINRGLHEVAHPSYQAWSYAALIEDYNENVQDEGIHLEPCAYLHNYRVQNNDPLTDSIYDYYVNLAPVYAKGDVERLRKFIKKHIKYGDNKEIIYQIDQGRIRPSKSLQDALSNMLKGNQEFVMIDEQKVVYETALQLAEKAVETDTKQVMIIEGGPGTGKSVLAINLLVALTNKSLTCQYVTKNSAPRNIYSTKLKGDFKKGRIDNLFKGSGSYTNSVVNELDVLVVDEAHRLNEKSGMFQNLGENQVKEVIHSANMSIFFIDENQRVTLKDIGSVEMIKEYANEYGAEVTTGFLDSQFRCDGSDGYIAWLDDVLQIRETANANEIGMDYDFRVFSDPNQMKEEIKKLNKRNNKSRIVSGYCWEWPKENRTKSIFHDIKIEEYNFGMSWNLGNTSTWAIDENSIDEAGCIHTCQGLEFDYVGVIIGDDMRFEDGKVITDYTKRAKSND; via the coding sequence TTGATTGTTTATGAAGCAAGTAAGCAAGAGTTCATTCAACACGTAGATCAAGATGTACTAGTTTCACACATTCTAGAGCAGTTTCAATTAAAATTGGGTAGAACTAGTCAATCCGAAATACGTTCATGGGATAATTCTATGTTACATATGTATCGAGTTTTAAATGATAGTAGTATACCTGATAACGCAGGAGTTGCTATTGAATATAGAATCCCGTATTCATCTAAAAGAGTGGATTTTCTTCTGTCTGGTCATGATGGAGATAATGATACAGTGGTCATTGTTGAATTAAAACAATGGTCGGAAGTTGAGAAAGTAGAAGGAAAAGAAGCGATCGTTAAGACCGCAATAAATCGAGGATTACACGAAGTTGCTCACCCTTCATATCAAGCATGGTCATATGCTGCATTAATTGAAGATTACAATGAAAATGTTCAAGATGAAGGTATTCATCTTGAACCATGTGCATATTTACATAATTACCGGGTGCAAAATAACGACCCGTTAACTGATAGTATTTATGACTATTATGTAAATTTAGCTCCTGTATATGCAAAGGGAGACGTAGAACGCTTAAGAAAGTTTATAAAAAAACATATTAAATACGGGGATAATAAAGAGATCATTTACCAAATTGATCAAGGAAGGATTAGACCTTCTAAATCGTTACAAGATGCACTGTCAAATATGCTAAAGGGTAATCAAGAGTTTGTTATGATTGATGAACAGAAAGTTGTATATGAAACTGCACTTCAGCTTGCAGAAAAGGCAGTTGAGACGGACACAAAACAAGTGATGATTATTGAAGGCGGGCCCGGAACAGGAAAGTCTGTACTCGCTATTAATTTGCTAGTCGCATTAACGAATAAAAGCTTGACTTGTCAATATGTTACTAAAAATTCAGCACCACGTAATATATACTCAACTAAATTAAAAGGAGATTTTAAAAAAGGTAGAATAGATAACCTGTTTAAAGGTTCTGGCAGCTATACAAATTCAGTGGTAAATGAACTTGATGTATTAGTTGTTGATGAAGCACACCGATTAAATGAAAAATCGGGTATGTTTCAAAACCTAGGTGAAAATCAAGTGAAAGAAGTTATACATTCAGCAAATATGTCTATTTTCTTTATCGATGAAAATCAACGTGTCACGCTAAAAGATATTGGTAGTGTGGAAATGATAAAAGAATATGCAAACGAATATGGTGCGGAAGTCACAACTGGATTTTTGGATTCTCAATTTAGATGTGATGGATCTGATGGATATATAGCGTGGCTGGATGATGTTCTCCAAATCCGAGAGACTGCAAATGCGAATGAAATAGGTATGGATTACGACTTTCGGGTTTTCTCTGATCCAAATCAGATGAAAGAGGAAATTAAGAAACTAAATAAGCGAAATAACAAATCTCGAATTGTTTCCGGCTATTGTTGGGAATGGCCTAAAGAAAATAGAACTAAATCAATATTTCACGATATTAAAATTGAAGAATATAACTTTGGAATGAGTTGGAACTTAGGTAATACTTCTACCTGGGCAATTGACGAAAACTCTATCGATGAGGCTGGTTGTATTCATACTTGTCAGGGCCTTGAATTTGACTACGTCGGTGTTATCATTGGTGATGATATGAGATTTGAGGACGGGAAGGTAATAACTGATTATACAAAAAGAGCAAAATCAAATGATTAA
- a CDS encoding AAA family ATPase → MYNDVLNILEQLLDKLNINLDMGEFDDNIEAIWIKKLKATNTIQKDRKSNQVHIAITGKSLDLFPYIENYQFLIAEKENADNSFKRRFLMKIPVTLNMDNLNYLLDDDESLFHSNIHCFTTFAKHREERNQGELCSSNDSKEFVNFRHLLSTNDFLIFLKRKREVGYIVLGIKESDGSVFTEYLKQGTYIGYGNFNPSRDKSTLVDFREHTLLENNSTYIISEESPRIKGINLILYGAPGTGKSFELSKRFPNNKVRVTFHPEYTYYDFVGSYKPLPLYKSTNESHQLYTYEGKKINVGEPIIDYQFVPGPFTLALKKALSNESQIITIVIEELNRANAPAVFGDLFQLLDRDKTGKSEYTIRPSLELYNYLKKEIEWLPKEIYLPSNLNIVATMNSADQGVYVLDSAFKRRWNFEYMPIELEGIEHEDEKVQYSDKLVPWRDFVGNLNENLKEIGINEDKLIGPYFLKPGEPSNKTLVASKLLIYLWDDVVRHYRHRLFKNGIKTFGILNTKFLNGEEVFQFTFNETAVINQYIEENDNNGDSNDK, encoded by the coding sequence ATGTATAATGATGTATTAAACATATTAGAACAGCTATTAGACAAACTAAACATAAACTTAGACATGGGAGAGTTTGACGACAATATAGAAGCCATTTGGATAAAAAAATTAAAAGCCACAAATACTATTCAGAAAGATAGGAAGTCCAATCAAGTTCATATTGCTATTACAGGAAAATCATTAGATTTGTTTCCATATATTGAAAATTACCAATTTTTAATTGCTGAAAAAGAGAATGCAGATAATTCATTTAAAAGAAGATTTTTGATGAAAATTCCAGTAACACTTAATATGGATAATCTAAACTATCTATTAGATGATGATGAGTCTCTTTTTCATAGTAATATTCATTGTTTTACGACATTCGCAAAACACCGTGAAGAAAGAAATCAAGGCGAGCTATGTTCTAGTAATGATTCTAAGGAATTTGTTAATTTTAGACATTTGTTATCTACAAACGATTTTTTAATTTTTTTAAAGAGAAAAAGAGAGGTTGGGTATATAGTTTTAGGTATTAAGGAATCAGATGGTAGTGTTTTTACTGAATACTTAAAACAAGGTACATATATTGGTTATGGGAATTTTAATCCATCTCGTGACAAATCTACTTTAGTGGATTTTCGAGAACACACTTTATTAGAAAATAATTCAACATATATAATTTCTGAAGAGTCTCCAAGAATAAAAGGCATAAACTTAATTCTTTATGGTGCTCCAGGTACAGGTAAAAGTTTTGAACTAAGTAAGAGGTTCCCAAATAATAAGGTTAGAGTTACCTTCCATCCAGAATATACGTATTATGATTTCGTAGGAAGTTATAAACCGCTTCCTTTATATAAGTCAACAAATGAAAGCCACCAACTGTACACGTATGAAGGAAAAAAAATAAACGTAGGTGAACCGATCATTGATTATCAGTTTGTGCCTGGACCATTTACACTTGCCTTAAAAAAAGCATTATCCAATGAAAGTCAAATTATCACCATAGTTATAGAGGAATTAAACCGTGCTAACGCTCCAGCTGTATTTGGGGATTTATTTCAACTATTAGATCGTGATAAAACTGGAAAAAGTGAATATACAATTAGACCTAGCTTAGAATTATATAACTACTTAAAGAAGGAAATTGAGTGGTTGCCAAAGGAAATTTATCTTCCAAGTAATTTGAATATAGTAGCAACGATGAATAGCGCTGATCAGGGAGTTTATGTTTTGGATTCAGCTTTTAAAAGAAGATGGAATTTTGAGTATATGCCTATAGAATTAGAAGGTATTGAACATGAAGATGAAAAAGTTCAGTATAGCGATAAATTAGTGCCATGGAGAGATTTTGTAGGTAATCTAAATGAAAATTTAAAAGAAATCGGAATTAATGAAGATAAATTAATAGGTCCATATTTCTTGAAACCAGGTGAACCGTCAAATAAAACCTTGGTAGCATCCAAACTATTGATTTACTTGTGGGACGATGTGGTAAGACATTACCGTCATAGGTTATTTAAAAATGGAATAAAGACCTTTGGTATTCTAAATACTAAATTTTTAAATGGTGAAGAGGTTTTTCAGTTTACATTTAATGAAACAGCGGTTATTAATCAGTACATTGAAGAAAATGACAATAATGGTGATAGCAATGATAAGTGA
- a CDS encoding antitoxin translates to MIKNESKVGRPAGRKKTSKIEILLEPELKDNFMMYLHEENKCASVQIREWILEYITDNKKND, encoded by the coding sequence ATGATCAAAAATGAATCAAAAGTAGGGCGTCCCGCTGGACGAAAAAAAACATCAAAAATAGAGATACTATTAGAACCTGAATTAAAAGATAATTTTATGATGTATCTACATGAGGAAAATAAATGTGCTTCAGTTCAAATTAGAGAATGGATTTTAGAGTATATAACCGATAATAAAAAAAACGATTAA